CAATGATAAATTTTCTAGCACCTTTAGCAATGGCATCTTTTATCATCTGACCAAAACCAAATGTGCTAGTTTTTAGTGGATTTCTCTCGTCTGGATTTATGAGTGTAAGGCCAGAAGCACTTGACATTTCAAGTATTGCAAGGTCATCTTTTAGTGCATATCTAGCTAAAATTTCAACTCCAAGTGGATTTTTAACTATCGTATCTATAAATTTCGCACCAAGTGCATCAGCCATCGCCTCTACACTACCCTCGCCACCATCTGCGATAGGTTTAACAACAACCTCGCAGCCAATCTCTTCTAGTCCTTCTTTTACAGCAAGGCCCGCTTCAAGCGAGCTAAGCGAGCCTTTTAATGAATCAATCGCAACTAAAATTCTCATAAAAGCACCAAAGATAATATGTAAACGCTAATTATACCAACGATACCCATTATAAACGTCATAGCTGTTTGCGTGCGATATCCTTGTTCTGCGCTCATCTTGCTAAAATTTGTCACAACCCAGAAGTAGCTGTCATTTGCATGAGATACGCACATCGCACCAGATGCTATCGCCATGACGCAAAGTGCAGCCGAAAGCTCGGTCGTAAAGCCAAGTGTGTGCATGAGCGAGTTATCAGCACTAAACGCACCCATGATAGATGCTGTCGTGATGATAGCCACGGTCGAGCTTCCTTGGGCAGTTTTTAGTACGGCCGAGATAATGAATGGGAAGAAAATTCCTATCGCTTTTATGGCGGCTGCGTTTTCTTTTATGAAATTTACAAAGCCAGCCTCGGTAATAACGTTACCCAAAACACCGCCAGCTGCAGTGATAAATAGGATCGGTCCAGCAATCTTTAAAGATTCATTCGTGATATGGTCAAATTCTTTTATCTTTTTAGACTCAGCTAGTAAAAATACGCAAAAGATCACGCCGATTGCAAGAGCAATGATAGGATTTCCTAAAAACAAAAGTATCTTTGGCAAGAGAGCCGTTTTATCAAACATGCCTTGTTTTGCTAAAACATCGACAATAGAACCAATCGCCATAAAAATGATAGGCATGATGATAGGAGCAAGGCTCAAAAATCCACTAGGTAGCGTGCCAAATTTCTTTAAAAGCTCTTCGTAACTAGCTGTGATAGTAGCGTCAGCATCTTTGTCGCTGATAGTCACGCTTTTGCCAACACTCTTTGAAAAGAAATAAACAGCTATCAACACAGGCACTGAAACGACTGTTCCCATAATGATAACAAGGAGTAAATTGCCGCCAAGACCAAGTGTTCCTGCAGCTGCTATCGGACCAGGAGTTGGCGGGATGAAGACGTGAGAAGCGTATAGGCCGCCACTTAGAGCGACTGACATCGCGACTGGGCTTGCTGAAATTTTCTTATAAAGTGCCTCGCGAATAGAGTTTAAAACGACAAATCCACTATCGCAAAATACCGGAATGCCGACAACCCAGCCCATTATAAGCATAGCAAGCTCTGGACGCTTTTGTCCGACTAGCTTTACGACCATATCAGCTAGCTTTAAAGCAGCTCCCGTTTTTTCAAGCACAGTGCCGATGATCGTTCCAAAGATAATAACGATACCGATACTCTTAAATGTGCCACTAAAGCCAACACCTATCATCGCTGGGATTTTGGATAGATCGATACCTGCGACGATCGCAAGAACCAAAGAAATGCTCATAAGTGCCAAAAATGGATGCACTTTTAGCTTAGAGATCATAACGATCATAAGTATGATGGCTACAATAAAACAGACAATTAGTGAGATTCCGCTCATAAAAACTCCTTTGCTCTGAGATTTTGCTTAAGATTTTAGCAAAATTTGCTTGTATTTTTTCTAATATTTTTAAGTTTTTTGATTAATTAAATTTTTTGACATATTTGAGTAAATTTATGACTATTTGCCTAAATTTAGCCATTTTATAAGTTTAAAATTTTTAGCTTATTTTAAAATAACAAAACCAAGACCAAATTTATCAGTATGCCTATTATAATCAATCAAACTCTCGCCATATCCCGTAAAATACTGCAAATAGCCATAAACTCCTGTTGAGAAAATAGGAAACATATATGAAATTTCAGCAGCACCTTTATTTGTTTTATAAAAATATAAGTTATTTCTTAGCATCAGGCTAAAAATGTGATCATTAAGGTTGTAGCTAAGCCTTACATCGCCATGCCCGATGTATTTTAATATATCTTTATTGTCACCCTTATTGCCCACTACCATCCAAGCTCTTGGTGAAATGCTAAGCTTACCAAAAACAAAATCACTTTGCACATAAGCTCTATTCCAGCTTCTTGAATTGCTACCATCTCGTCCATTTGACTCATGCAAAAGTCCAAATTTTAGGTTTTTTATGCCTATTTGCTCCAAATATTTTGGAGAAGCAAAATTTAGAAAAATTTCTGGCTGATAGTTCGTCTCACGAAATGGCGCAGATGTCCTTGTTATCTGCCACCAAGATGTCTGCGCGTAGGCTGCTACAAGGCTCTCTCTAAGCCCAAACAGGTCATAAAACAACGGCTTTGCAAGGCTTATTTGAAACTTAGTTTCAACGCTCTTTCGCTCATCGTTTGGCACATTTTTGGCATAAGTTACTGGCAAAAGGTAGTTAAATTTATAAAGCTCGATACCAAGTGCATTTTGTAAATTTTTATCACTTTTATCTTCTCTTAAAAGATCAGCTTGCTTTAGCTTCGCCTCTTTTGGCGCTGACTCGCTTGTTTGCAAATTTTGCATCACGTTTTGCTCGTTTAAAGAGCTTTTGGCTAGCTCTTTATAAATTTGCATCGCAGCCTTTATATCGCCACTTTGCTCCAGCTCTTGCGCCCTTTTAAAATCATCTAACCCACTTGCTATCAAAAAACTAAGACTAAGACTTAAAAATAATAAAATTTTACTCATCATCTATCTTCTTTTCTTGGATTTTCTTTGCCATTTCGTATTCGTCAGGGAAATTTATGTTAAAAAACTGCTCACTATCTTTAAAATTTACTACTTTGCATTTACAGCTTTTTCTCAAAAGTCCGATTTTATGCTCATTTTTTAAATAAAACTCATGAGCCAAAGTGGCAAGCCTTGGGCTAAAAAAACCACAAAGCGAGTGAATGTGCTCATTATCACTAGCCACAACCATGTCAAATTCATCTTTAAATTTAGCAAGCTCCTCTAAGCTTTTAAGATCAAAAAATGGCATATCAGCTGGTATCACAAAAATGCTATGATCAAAATTTTTAAGAATGGAGTAAAGTGCGAGCATTGGCGAATAGTTATTGCTATTTTCATCTTTTATAAGCTTTAGTGGCGGGCTAAATTTCTCAAATTTTGAGCTTACATAAACTTCGCCAAAAACTTTGCTAAATTTCGCAACCTCATAATGAGTAAGCGTCTTAAAACCACCAAATGGCAAAAGTGTCTTATCTTGCCCCATACGCGAGCTTTTGCCACCTGCTAAAATCACGCAAGTTTGCATTGCTGTCCTTTTAATTTTATAAAATTACAAAAGTATAACCAAAATTTCTGCATGCTGGTTTTAAATTTATAGACAACTCATTAAAAGGCTTGTTAACTTGAGCGTATTTTAATAAAAACAAGAATAAACATGGCAAATTTAGCGGTAAACCAGCTACTACAACTCTTTCAAATTTATAGACGGCTTTATTTTTTATAAATTTCAGCCCTCTCTTTTAAAAGACCAGTTTTTAAATTTGGCAAGGAACTAAGCTCGTCAAAAAGGCCAAAAAGTTTGTGTTGTGGTGGCAAGCTAAGATGAGTGAGCTCTTTTAGAGATAAAATGGGTGAATAATCTTTGCTTTTTAGCCTTGCTACTAAGATCACGAGGCTGGTAAGCCCTGGCATTGGGCGTAAAAACTCTAAGCTATCTATGTGGATAAATTTTGGCGAAAGTCCGTCACCGCAGATCTCAAGACTCTTTAAATTCTGTAAATTTGCAAACAATGAGTAGTCATTTATCTTTTGAAAATTCTCAACGCATAGATTCTCAAGTCCGGTTAATTTAGCGATCGGTGCTATACTTTTCACTCTTGCTCCTGAGCCTATAAAAAGAGATTTTAGATGAGAGAGGCTAGCCAGTGCGTCAAGCTCCTCGTATGAGCCCCATTTGATATGAAGGCTTTTTAAATTTCTTTGACAGCACACCGCATCAAGGAGCTCTTGCGGCATTTTTGTGCAAAAGTTAAGCTCGTTAAACGTGTCTGGCTCGCTTCTTAAAAATTCACACCACTGATCAAGCACGGCTCTTTTTTGCTTCGCGGTTTTATACTGTGGCGTAAAGCTATCGCCTAGCTGCGTGCAGCTTATGATAAGGCTTTTTTGCCCTTTATATTCGCTAACTTCGACGATAGTATCGATATTTTGCATTTTTAAATCCGAAATTTATAAATTTATGGTGATCAAAAACAAAAGCCGTAAAGTTTTAATATATTTGGATATCTCGGCGAAATTTTTACACAAGATAAAAGATGCGATTTATCAAAGTGTGAAAATTTCTAACTTGTTCAAAGAGACTTAAAAGCTAACGTCTATAAATCCCTTGGATCAGCTATCTTTCCTGCTATCGCCGAAGCCGCTACAACTGCTGAGTTAGCTAGATAAATTTCACTTGTTCTATCGCCCATACGTCCTACGAAATTTCTATTGGTCGTTGAGATACAGCGTTCGTTTGCACCCAAAATTCCCATATATCCGCCAAGACAAGCACCACAAGTTGGGTTGCTCACAACTGCTCCTGCTTCGATAAAAATTTCTATCAAACCCTCTTTTTCGGCCTCTCTAGCGATCTTTTGCGTAGCTGGGGTGATGATGAGCCTTGTTTTTCGAGCTACTTTTTTGCCTTTTAAAATCTCGGCCGCTATACGAAGGTCGCTTAGGCGACCATTTGTGCAAGAGCCAATAAACGCTTGATCTACGCTAAGATCATCTTTTACAGCCTCTCTTACGCTCTTGCCGTTGCTTGGCAAAAATGGATATGCGATAACTGGATCAAGATTGGCCACATCTATCTCTAAAATTTTGTCGTATTTTGCACCTTCGTCTGAGTAGAAGAATTTTGGTTTATCGCGCAAATTTTTATCTTTTAAAAACTCTTTTGTAATCTCATCAACCGCGATGATACCGCTTTTGCCGCCGGCTTCGATCGCCATGTTACACATAGAAAATCTATCATCCATGCTAAGGCCCTCTATCACCTCGCCGCAAAACTCAAGCGACTTGTAAAGTGCGCCATCAACGCCTATTTGGCGGATGATCTCAAGGATGAGGTCCTTGCCATAGACGTGTCTGTCAAGCTTGCCTTTAAATACGACTTTGATGCTCTCAGGTACTTTAAACCAGTTTTTGCCAGTGATCATAGCGTAGGCTAGATCTGTGCTACCCATACCGGTGCTAAACGCTCCAAGAGCACCATGTGTACAGGTGTGGCTATCGGCACCGATAATGACGTCGCCTGGGATGACTAGACCTTTTTCAGGCAAAAGAGCATGCTCGATACCCATATCTTTTTCGTCAAAATAGTTTTTAAGGTCGTGTTTGTAGGCGAATTCACGTGAAATTTTGGCTTGATTTGCGCTTAGGATGTCCTTCGTCGGGATGTAGTGGTCCATCACGATGGCAAAGCCGTCTGGGTTAGCTAGCTTTTTAGCGCCACTTCTCTCAAACTGCTTGATCGAGATAGGCGTCGTGATGTCATTACCTATGATCATATCGATCTTGCTCTCGATGATCTCTCCTGCGCTTACCTCTTTACCAACGTGATCTGAAAATATTTTCTCGGTGATAGTTTGTTTCATAAATTTCCTTTAAATTTTTGAGGCGATTTTAACGAAAATTGCTAAATTTAAAGAAAATTTACTAAGCCAAAAGGCCTAGTAAATTTAGAATTTAACGCTAGCTGTTAGCATAAACTGCCTCGCATACCCCGGCTGTATCGGTATGATATTAGCCTGCGTGCCGGTAGATGAGGACGTATAGTAGAGCTTGTCGGTCAAGTTTTTGACGTTAAACGAGAAATTCGTCTCGTAGCCCGCGATCTTGGTATCGTAGCTGATAAATGCGTCGTAAACGACCGCATCGTCCATCTTAAAGCCCGTTCCTGCCGGCACGGCCGGTAAATTCGTCCTCATGTAGTAGGTGTACCATGAGCCAAAGTACCTCGCTCCGCCGCCGATCCTTAGGCCTTTTGCGCCTAGATGGCTAAAGTCGTAGTTGGCAAAGAGACTGGCTTGGTGCTTAGGCGTGGCTTCTAGCGGTTTGCCCACTAGCACGGCAAACGCGCCGCTATCCTTGCGCACCTCGGTTTTAGTGTATGCGTAGCTAGCGCCCACGCTTAGCCCTTGCGTCACGCGGCCGTTAAAGTCAAACTCAAATCCTCTCGAGCGCGCCTCGCCCACGGGCGTACTTACGCTATTTACGGTGCGCATGATGTTTTTCTTGTCGATGTTAAAGACCGCCGCGCTAGCCGTTATGCTATCGTTTTGAAATTTAGTTCCCAGCTCTATACTTTTGCCTTCTTCTGGCTTTATGTCGCCGATGTCGTCGCCGCTGATCGCCATTTGCGGGCTAAAGCTTTGCGCGTAGTTGGTATAAACCGACCACTCCGGCGTTATCAGGTATAAAAGCCCCGTCTGCCACGTAAATTTGCCGTCTTGCTGATCGGTGGTGTTTGGTCCGCTAGTAGTGCCGCGCGCGACTTGGTCGTAGTATTCGTATCTAACACCCAGAGAATAGATCAAATTTTCGGTCAAATTTATACTATCTTGCGCGTAAAATCCGATCGTTCTTAGCTTTTGATACTGGATACCGGAGGCTCGGTCGGACGGATAGGCGACCGTGCCGTAGACCGGACTGTAGATATTTATCGGGAAGTTTCTGTGCGTCGTGCCTGAGCTGTAGCTGTTTAGCGCGCCGGGTCTATAGCGGTAGTACTCCTTGGCGTCGATACCGAAGAGCAGGTTGTGCTCTATTTCGCCCGTTTGCACGTAACCGTTTAAATTTAGTGATCCAGCATGTGTGCGGTGGATAAATCCGTCGTAGTATTCGTTTCGTCTAGCTGCAACGCCCGTGTTTAAATTTACGTTCATTAGCCTGATGTGACCGTAGTCGTGCTTGGAGCGGGAAAACGCGTAAGCGCCGCGCAGTAGCCAGTCCTCGCCGATATTTTTTTCAAAATTTACGTCCACGGTGTCGAGTCTGGTTTTTAGTTTATTAAACGGCTCGTCAAGACGTCTTTTCTTATCTATCGGAAGTAGCTTGCCCGTGCTTGGCACCAGATACATACCGCGGTCGATCGGATCGGTCGAGCGCGTGTGCGTATAGGCTAAATTTATGCGGTAATCATCGCCTTTATACGAGAGCGAAGGCGCAAAGAGGACGTTTTTATATTCGCCAAACTCCCTCCAGTAGTCTTTTTGCATCATATCAAATATAAATCTATACGCAAAGCCGCTATCCGCGATCGGTCCCGTGGTGTCAAAGCCTGCGCTCCAGTAGTTGCGGTTGCCGATACCAGCCCAAATTTCGTTTGAGAAGTCGTATTTTGGCTTTTTAGTGACCATATTTATTATGCCGCCGGGCTCTTGCGCGCCGTAGAGCAAGCTAGCCGGGCCTTTTAGCACCTCGACGCTTTCTACGGTTTTGTTAAAGCTATGCATGACGCTAGCGGGCACGCCGTTACGCATGATCGAGCCGTCGCGTCCGCCGCCGAATCCTCTTTTTATGATCGAGTCAAAGATGCCGCCCGTGGTGTTTCCGTAGCTAACTCCGCTCACGTTTTGAAGGCTCTCGGCTAGAGTCTCCGGTTTTTTATCTTTTAGCTGTTATTGCGTCACGACGTTTACCGTCTGCGGGATCTCTAAAATAGGCGTATTTGTTTTGCCTACTTCGCTCGTTGTGGCTCTATATCCATCGTCTGTGCTATCTTCAACGCTGATACCATCTAAGCTTACATCAGTAGCATTTAAAGCAGAAATAGCAAAACAAAGCACCGCACTAATGCGAAATTTATTCATCTATTATTCCTTAAAATTTTAATATTATAAAAATAGTTATCATTATATATAAACAAGATTTAAATTTTTATGAAAAAATTTACGAAAAATTTATATTTCAATAACATTACAAATGAAGCATTTTCAAAATTAAAAATAGAACCATAAAAAACAGATCTTTACTACTCTGTCATAAAAAGCGATGAAACTTTTGTTAAAACATTTTTGCAACATTTCTGATATAATCTTTGGCATGAAGTACGCACATTTAGTTCAAATAGCAAGTTATTTATCAAATTTTACAAAGATAAACCAAGCAAAACGCATCAATGATATGGCTATTTTAATCGAATTTAATGGCGAGAAGATCATCTTTGATCTAAATAAATCAAACTCTGCGATTTATAAAGATGATGAGCAAAAAGAAGCAAAAATTTATCAAGCGCCTTTTGATAATGTTCTAAAAAAGCGCTTTAACGCCTCGCATATAAAAAGCGTTGAGTGCTTAAAAGATAATAGAATTTTAAAATTTATCTGCACGCAAAGCGGCTCATACAAAAGTGAAAATTTTGTCCTTTATCTTGAATTTACGGGTCGCTTTACAAATGCTGTGATAACTGACGAAAATAACGTGATAATCGAGGCACTAAGACACATCGATAATAGCTACCGAAAAATAGAAACTGGCGAAATTTTAAAAGAACTGCCAGCTATCGAGATAAAAGAAAAGCCGTGCAAGCCTATAACGGACTTTGATCACTTTTTTAAAGCTGAAGCGGCTAGAGTAAATGAGTCCAGGATAGCTAGCTTAAAAGAGGCGAAGCTCGCAAGCGTACAAAAAAAGATAGATAGCATGAGTGAAATTTTAAACTTGCTTGAAGACAAAGATGAGCTAATGAAAAAAAGCGAGGAAGCTTCGAATTTAGGATCGCTTTTGCTCGCAAATTTGGGAAATTTTAAGGGCTATGAGAGGGAAATTTGTCTGAAAGATTTTGATGGCAACGAGATAAAACTAACTCTTAGCGATACTCCAAAAAACAGCGCAAATGAGTTTTACGTAAGATCAAAAAAGCTTCGCGCAAAAGCCCTTGGCGTAGAGATAGAAAAGAGAAATTTAAAAGAAAAAATCGAGTTTTTTGAAGGATTAAAATCGCTTTTAAAAGAGGCAAACAGCCTCTATGAGCTTGAAATTTTAAGCCCAAAAAACAAGGCAAAACAAAGAGAACGCCACGTAAAAGATGTGAGTGAAAATGCTGAAATTTTTTACGTTAGAGAGTTTAAAATACTAGTTGGTAGAAACGAAAAAGGCAATATAAATTTGCTTGACCTTGCTAAAAAAGACGATATATGGTTACATCTAAAGGATAGTCCAAGCGCCCATGTCATCATCAAGACAAACAAGAGTAGGGTGCCTGAAGATGTGCTAGAAATGGCAGCTAAATTCTGCGTGGAATTTAGTGTAAAGGGAGCTGGCAGGTACGAGGTAGACTACACTAAGCGTGAAAATTTAAAACGTGAAAACGGCGCAAATGTCACTTACACGAACTATAAAACTATCATCATAAATAAAGGCTAAAAAATGGCTGTAACACCTTTAGGAAATAGTAATTTTATAAACCAAAATGCCCCAGTGGTATCTCAAGTGCATGCAAATCAACAAGCCAGATTTGATATGCAATCTTTGATGGCAGCTGAGCTTGCTACACAACAAAGTGAAGAGATCAAAGAGGTGCGTCCGATGGAAGAGTCTTATAAAATAGACCCTGAAAAGGAGCATGAGCGCCAAAAAAATGAAGAAGAGGCAAGTGAGTTTGAGAGTGAAAAACAAAATTCAAGAGATAGTGACGAGGAAAATTTGGACGATATAGCAGATAGTGAGGAAATAGCGCCTAGCGAACATCACATGCTTGACATAACTATTTGATGCCTAAACACCCCAGCTCCAGCTGAAGGACTTTATCTAAATAGAGTTTTTTATAAATTTAACTAGGTATTTAGAATATTTGATAGTAAGCTTATTTAAAATATTAAATAGAGAATCTTAACCCTCCTTCAAATTTTTAACGCAGTAAATGATAAAGAAAAACTTTTCAAGATCCACTCTGACTCACCTAAAGCCTGCCCACTTGGTGGCAAGATCGAGGGACTTTTAACCGGTCACTTCCTAAAAGCACAAGAAGCTTTAGAAGATAGTTTAAGAAGCATTACTTTACAAGATCTATTAGATGAACTTATTAATTAAAAGCAGGTAAACTAAGTTATAGAATTTAAAAAGCAGGCAGATATATAAAAAACCAATCTATTTTATTAGTTAGAAGCACCATACACTCCTAACTATTTTTATATACTTTATGTAAGAATTTTTATAAATTTCTAGCTTTTATTACTCTTTACTCTTCTCTTTTTTAGCTTTACTCTTTTTCTCTGTTTTATCTTTTAGGCTTTCTTTCTTATCTTTTATCTCTTTTATACTATCATCTTTAGCACTATCTTTTTTCTCTTTTACTTCATCACTCTTTTTACTTGCTTTTTCTTTTATCTCATCTTTTTTAGATTTTATTTTTGATTTTGTGTCATCTATCTTTGTAGTACCTGATACTGATATATCTGATTTTAAATTTTCAAATGTCTTATCACCTATACCATTTACATTTTTTATGTCTTCTATTGAGTTAAATTTATTTGCTTTTCTATACTCTATTATTGCATCTGCCTTTGAAGATCCTATACCATCTAAACTCATTAACTCTTCTTTTGTAGCTGTGTTTAAATTTATGGCTGCTAGTAATGTAGAAGCTGCTACTAATAGTGAGAATACAATCTTTTTCATTTTTGTCCTTTTTGGGTAAATTTGGGTTTGGAGTCTATCATATTTGGTGTTTTTAGTCAACACTCGTATAAAAGCATAAACTAAAAGATATTTATAAATGTAAAGATAAAAAGTCTAATTATTTAAAAATATAAATAAATATAAGATTTGATATTTTGTTATAAATTAAGAAATAATATTTTAAAAGATAATTGTTTAGATAAAGAATATTAAAAATTAACAAAGCCCGCAACGACCTACTTTTCCAACATCCCAGTAAGGGAGAGTATCATCAGCCAGGACGAGCTTAGCTTCTTGGTTCGAGATGGAGCAAGGCGTTTCCTCGTCTGTATAGTCACGGGCAGTGTTAAATAAAAGATATATTAGATAAATCTCTTATTTAACACTACTTGATAAAGTTAAAAGTCATAAACAAAGTTTTATAAAAACATATCTTATTAAGTTTTTATCCTTAACAAGGAAGTGATGCTTATTAAAAGATAAGCAGACGAGCTATTAGTACTGGTCAGCTAAAGGACTTTCATCCATTACACACCCAGCCTATCAAACACATAGTCTATATGAGCTCTTAAAAGAAGATTCATCTTGGAGTTGGCTTCCTGCTTAGATGCTTTCAGCAGTTATCACATCCCAACATAGCTACCGAGCGGTGCTCTTGGCAGAACAACTCGTACACCAGTGGTTGGTTCGACCCGGTCCTCTCGTACTAGGGTCAACTCTCCTCAATCTTCTTGCGCCCACGGCAGATAGGGACCGAACTGTCTCACGACGTTCTGAACCCAGCTCGCGTACCGCTTTAAATGGCGAACAGCCATACCCTTGGGACCTGCTCCAGCCCCAGGATGCGATGAGCCGACATCGAGGTGCCAAACCTCCCCGTCGATGTGAGCTCTTGGGGGAGATCAGCCTGTTATCCCCGGGGTACCTTTTATCCTTTGAGCGATGGCCCTTCCACACAGAACCACCGGATCACTAAGACCGACTTTCGTCTCTGCTTGACGTGTATGTCTCGCAGTTAAGCTGGCTTATGCCTTTATACTCTACGAACGATTTCCAACCGTTCTGAGCCAACCTTTGTAAGCCTCCGTTACATTTTGGGAGGCGACCGCCCCAGTCAAACTACCCACCAGACATTGTCCTACTTGAGGATAACTCAAGCTAGTTAGCTATCAGAATAAAAAAGAGTGGTATCTCAACAACGGCTCACCATAAACTGGCGTCTATGGATCAAAGCCTCCCACCTATCCTGCACATTTTTATCCCAATAGCAGTGTCAAGCTGTAGTAAAGGTCCACGGGGTCTTTCCGTCTTGCCGCGGGTAGGAGGAATTTTCACCTCCACTACAATTTCACTGGATCCCTCTTCGAGACAGCTCCCATCTCGTTACGCCATTCATGCAGGTCGATATTTAATCGACAAGGAATTTCGCTACCTTAGGACCGTTATAGTTACGGCCGCCGTTTACTCGGGCTTCGATCAAACGCTTCGCAGAGCTAACGTCATCAATTAACCTTCGAGCACCGGGCAGGCGTCACACCCTATACATCCTCTTACGAGTTAGCAGAGTGCTGTGTTTTTGGTAAACAGTCGGGAGGGACTCTTTGTTGTAACCTTCAATGCTTACGGAGTAAATCCTTCACAAAGTTAGGCACACCTTATACCGAAGATACGGTGCTATTTTGCAGAGTTCCTTGAAGAGAGTTCTTCCACGCGCCTTAGAATACTCATCCCACCCACCTGTGTCGGTTTACGGTACGGGCAACTATAACTAAACTTAGAAACTTTTCTTGGCTCGACAGTATCAGCAATTCGCTATCCATTCCGAAGAACTTCAAACGCCTGTGGGGTCTCGGCTTAAAAAGATCCGGATTTGCCTGGATCTTAACCTACACCTTTCGACTAGCACTACCATCCGCTAGCTTGCTTAACTCTAAGCGTCCTTCCATCGCACATTATAGTTGGCATTGGAATATTAACCAATTTTCCATCGCATACCCCTTTCGGACTTTGCTTAGGACCCGGCTAACCCTACGATGACGAGCATCGCGTAGGAAACCTTGGGTTTACGGCGTTGGGGATTCTCACCCCAATTATCGCTACTCATGCCTGCATGCTCACTTGTATTCGCTCCAGCACTCCTTACCGGTATACCTTCGACGCAAATACAACGCTCTCCTACCACTTAGTAAAACTAAGTCTAAAGCTTCGGTACTCATTTTAGCCCCGTTATATTTTCCGCGCAGAATCACTAGACCAGTGAGCTATTACGCTTTCTTTAAAGGATGGCTGCTTCTAAGCCAACCTCCTGGTTGTTTAAGTAACTCCACATCGTTTTCCACTTAAATGAGATTTAGGGACCTTAGCTGTTAGTCTGGGTTGTTCCCCTCTCGACGACGGATTTTATCACTCGCCGCCTGACTGCCATGATTACACACTAGGTATTCGGAGTTTGATAGGGTTTGGTACATTGGTGTATGCCCTAGCCCATTCAGTGCTCTACCCCCTAGTGTTACTACATGACGCTATACCTAAATATATTTCGGAGAGAACCAGCTATCACGATGTTTGATTGGCCTTTCACCCCTATCCACAAGTCATCCCATAGCTTTTCAACGCTAGCGGGTTCGGTCCTCCACCGGCTCTTACACCGGTTTCAACCTGCTCATGGATAGATCACATCGTTTCGGGTCTGCAACGTCTGACTAAACGCCCTATTAAGACTCGCTTTCGCTATGGCTCCGTGTTTCCTTAACCTTGCCAGACATCACAACTCGCAGGCTCATTATGCAAAAGGCAGTCCATCACCCTGATAAATCATAGGGCTCTGAATGATTGTAAGCAAATGGTTTCAGGTTCTATTTCACTCTGATCACCTCAGTTCTTTTCACCTTTCCC
This genomic interval from Campylobacter concisus contains the following:
- a CDS encoding ComEA family DNA-binding protein, which gives rise to MKKIVFSLLVAASTLLAAINLNTATKEELMSLDGIGSSKADAIIEYRKANKFNSIEDIKNVNGIGDKTFENLKSDISVSGTTKIDDTKSKIKSKKDEIKEKASKKSDEVKEKKDSAKDDSIKEIKDKKESLKDKTEKKSKAKKEKSKE
- a CDS encoding GntP family permease — encoded protein: MSGISLIVCFIVAIILMIVMISKLKVHPFLALMSISLVLAIVAGIDLSKIPAMIGVGFSGTFKSIGIVIIFGTIIGTVLEKTGAALKLADMVVKLVGQKRPELAMLIMGWVVGIPVFCDSGFVVLNSIREALYKKISASPVAMSVALSGGLYASHVFIPPTPGPIAAAGTLGLGGNLLLVIIMGTVVSVPVLIAVYFFSKSVGKSVTISDKDADATITASYEELLKKFGTLPSGFLSLAPIIMPIIFMAIGSIVDVLAKQGMFDKTALLPKILLFLGNPIIALAIGVIFCVFLLAESKKIKEFDHITNESLKIAGPILFITAAGGVLGNVITEAGFVNFIKENAAAIKAIGIFFPFIISAVLKTAQGSSTVAIITTASIMGAFSADNSLMHTLGFTTELSAALCVMAIASGAMCVSHANDSYFWVVTNFSKMSAEQGYRTQTAMTFIMGIVGIISVYILSLVLL
- a CDS encoding molybdenum cofactor guanylyltransferase; its protein translation is MQTCVILAGGKSSRMGQDKTLLPFGGFKTLTHYEVAKFSKVFGEVYVSSKFEKFSPPLKLIKDENSNNYSPMLALYSILKNFDHSIFVIPADMPFFDLKSLEELAKFKDEFDMVVASDNEHIHSLCGFFSPRLATLAHEFYLKNEHKIGLLRKSCKCKVVNFKDSEQFFNINFPDEYEMAKKIQEKKIDDE
- a CDS encoding phospholipase A, giving the protein MSKILLFLSLSLSFLIASGLDDFKRAQELEQSGDIKAAMQIYKELAKSSLNEQNVMQNLQTSESAPKEAKLKQADLLREDKSDKNLQNALGIELYKFNYLLPVTYAKNVPNDERKSVETKFQISLAKPLFYDLFGLRESLVAAYAQTSWWQITRTSAPFRETNYQPEIFLNFASPKYLEQIGIKNLKFGLLHESNGRDGSNSRSWNRAYVQSDFVFGKLSISPRAWMVVGNKGDNKDILKYIGHGDVRLSYNLNDHIFSLMLRNNLYFYKTNKGAAEISYMFPIFSTGVYGYLQYFTGYGESLIDYNRHTDKFGLGFVILK
- a CDS encoding NFACT RNA binding domain-containing protein — encoded protein: MKYAHLVQIASYLSNFTKINQAKRINDMAILIEFNGEKIIFDLNKSNSAIYKDDEQKEAKIYQAPFDNVLKKRFNASHIKSVECLKDNRILKFICTQSGSYKSENFVLYLEFTGRFTNAVITDENNVIIEALRHIDNSYRKIETGEILKELPAIEIKEKPCKPITDFDHFFKAEAARVNESRIASLKEAKLASVQKKIDSMSEILNLLEDKDELMKKSEEASNLGSLLLANLGNFKGYEREICLKDFDGNEIKLTLSDTPKNSANEFYVRSKKLRAKALGVEIEKRNLKEKIEFFEGLKSLLKEANSLYELEILSPKNKAKQRERHVKDVSENAEIFYVREFKILVGRNEKGNINLLDLAKKDDIWLHLKDSPSAHVIIKTNKSRVPEDVLEMAAKFCVEFSVKGAGRYEVDYTKRENLKRENGANVTYTNYKTIIINKG
- the leuC gene encoding 3-isopropylmalate dehydratase large subunit produces the protein MKQTITEKIFSDHVGKEVSAGEIIESKIDMIIGNDITTPISIKQFERSGAKKLANPDGFAIVMDHYIPTKDILSANQAKISREFAYKHDLKNYFDEKDMGIEHALLPEKGLVIPGDVIIGADSHTCTHGALGAFSTGMGSTDLAYAMITGKNWFKVPESIKVVFKGKLDRHVYGKDLILEIIRQIGVDGALYKSLEFCGEVIEGLSMDDRFSMCNMAIEAGGKSGIIAVDEITKEFLKDKNLRDKPKFFYSDEGAKYDKILEIDVANLDPVIAYPFLPSNGKSVREAVKDDLSVDQAFIGSCTNGRLSDLRIAAEILKGKKVARKTRLIITPATQKIAREAEKEGLIEIFIEAGAVVSNPTCGACLGGYMGILGANERCISTTNRNFVGRMGDRTSEIYLANSAVVAASAIAGKIADPRDL